The Penicillium digitatum chromosome 6, complete sequence genome has a window encoding:
- a CDS encoding FAS1 domain, translating to MEKILPGIVQPQKTAPDEDVNSKVSGGPIISDVLPKTKGINIFARLTRDFDPIASRLNDASKNLTVLAPRNSAIQALPRKPWENPEDYRKFGEINAYEGQDGQDRAKRNLQRFVEAHLIPASPWRVGEEVETLAGEKLKWTKEGDKIFIQPGNIEVDSIAEKVHNGEVWILNDVINYCRE from the exons ATGGAAAAGATACTCCCCGGTATTGTCCAGCCGCAGAAGACGGCTCCGGATGAGGATGTGAACTCAAAAGTCAGCGGTGGCCCCATTATCTCAGACGTCCTGCCCAAGACCAAGGGCATCAATATATTTGCTCGGTTGACCCGTGACTTTGATCCGATCGCCAGTCGACTTAACGATGCGTCCAAGAATTTAACAGTTCTAGCACCACGGAATAGTGCAATCCAGGCTCTTCCGAGAAAGCCCTGGGAGAATCCAGAGGACTACAGGAAGTTCGGAGAAATAAATGCATATGAGGGCCAGGATGGTCAAGACCGGGCCAAGCGGAATCTCCAGCGATTTGTGGAGGCCCATCTCATCCCTGCTAGTCCTTGGAGGGTTGGGGAAGAGGTTGAGACGCTTGCAGGGGAGAAGTTGAAGTGGACGAAGGAGGGCGACAAGATCTTT ATCCAACCTGGCAACATTGAAGTTGATTCAATTGCGGAGAAGGTCCATAATGGAGAAGTTTGGATCTTGAATGATGTCATAAACTACTGTCGAGAGTGA
- a CDS encoding ER membrane protein complex subunit 3, with protein sequence MAIQGAEQTILRDPALFYWILFPISIVMILTGIVRHYATVLMNTPPKSPSTLAESRERLALLRGVNLRNNACSVLDRESFEMRKTYMVTGFRNGAFLKDPNNRGQPPANPMTDPAGMEAMMGMLKGNMMMMIPQTLIMSWINAFFSGFVILKLPFPLTIRFKSMLQSGVMTRDLDVQWVSSLSWYFLNLMGLQSVFGFILGSDNSANQMAQQMGMANPAAMVNPLQPGQDPDKLYLSEAENLEVMEHFCILDGVEERILQNFAPAGI encoded by the exons ATGGCAATTCAAGGGGCTGAGCAGACCATCCTTAGGGATCCGGCGCTATT CTATTGGATTCTCTTTCCCATTTCAATTGTTATG ATACTGACCGGAATCGTTCGCCACTATGCCACGGTCCTGATGAACACGCCCCCAAAATCGCCGTCTACTCTTGCTGAGTCTCGCGAGCGCCTTGCTCTTCTGCGCGGTGTGAATCTCCGCAACAATGCCTGCTCCGTGCTCGACCGAGAGTCCTTCGAGATGCGCAAGACCTACATGGTTACTGGATTCCGCAACGGCGCATTTCTAAAGGACCCCAACAACCGTGGCCAACCGCCCGCTAACCCCATGACCGATCCTGCCGGCATGGAAGCTATGATGGGAATGCTGAAGGGAaacatgatgatgatgatccCGCAAACCTTGATCATGAGCTGGATCAATGCCTTCTTCTCTGGCTTTGTCATCT TGAAATTACCCTTCCCGCTTACCATCCGCTTCAAGTCGATGCTGCAGTCAGGTGTCATGACTCGCGACCTTGATGTGCAATGGGTCTCTAGTCTTTCGTGGTATTTCCTCAACTTGATGGGCCTTCAGTCCGTTTTTGGATTCATCCTCGGCAGTGATAACT CTGCCAACCAAATGGCCCAGCAGATGGGCATGGCTAACCCTGCCGCAATGGTCAACCCGCTCCAGCCCGGCCAAGATCCCGATAAGCTGTATCTGAGCGAAGCGGAGAATTTGGAAGTGATGGAGCACTTCTGCATTCTCGATGGAGTGGAAGAGAGAATCTTGCAAAACTTTGCTCCTGCGGGGATCTAA
- a CDS encoding DNA repair/transcription protein, putative, translating into MDAVSRFDPMLRGFRHKKLADAISVLPPQSTRLALLIDSVGIMSALQTFMLVVDHDKEEAKRIAEGIAHDVETKKVTLIDTVQSLGEYINDEDPVLRGKAISYLTAIIQALSPKCLSRQQIQVLTTFFCDRIEDGGAIDGLQALQGLDRFNKFLATQVAQALFSNFQDLQSRSQTQRFHVYQLLNDLMSNHRGAMRDMGDISLLGVVDIMTGEKDPRNLMIVFSILKVVMVEWDISNHVETLFDSVYNYFPITFRPPPNDPYGITAQDLKGRLQECISSTRHFAPHAIPALLDKLDSTSPNVKKDALNTLIACIQSYDPNTVSKFSITIWEVLKFEIINAQEEFFSESSLKALQIIAKRLSEGVTEVSQELPLAKFLQPIIKECNEQLKEPQNKKAKPAQSILSCVSAASPVSFILVVQTVVPPIFTLYQEADGIVKQRALLETLNFLFEAATTVFGQWATRGGEAAVENPLLEFKDQFSDLYGQALMGAAKEEVSFRVTALKGFLLLSNLRHFFQENEIGLFVQYLDEIILKEESVGRNDLKKEAIAALAEISKHKPRLIVDITFPAFVATLPEEDEGSDALYLPTLETLAQISVERDIFETLFRRLFSKLSVLLQKEQPGSVAYPRAILTTLLYVMQQRNMEQDQSVDLYFDKVVIGLCRDVAASASGKAKNRILNDPTVLDTLGRLCNLLVRSVSIQKQEQVAENVYSLFSTAEEFAPIPFTQTVNADQERTIIISTYLLAGISKDCSNKIPHTNPDMSGLLLDLVHRSVSSTEPAIHQAYLRHLALLVNKFLSKQDVSIAEKLLDSLFQGQDTTSKSLNPATIRTILWLSKALILRLAPTITHIITSLLALVSSPDQQTSAIAAQGFSIILGEDDILSATNGATIRLLCRQRLFTTVIPLISSRIREVNIAGTDDSAATPKAPDHIKSAHLTALAGILSTIPTALVMPELPTLLPLLLQSLDLQTAGSVAVRTATLDTLAVIIRDNGVAVIDQCGHIQSLVTRLLKTTAINIGPGTVSSPRLRVDALKCLNLLATHQVPGAAANARPPPGISPLLPVKTQVLRSLRVVLDDPKRDVRKAAVDARAAWLRGVDDAPEDE; encoded by the exons ATGGATGCTGTTAGTCGATTCGATCCCATGCTGCGG GGTTTCCGTCACAAGAAATTGGCCGATGCGATCTCGGTCTTGCCCCCGCAATCTACTCGTCTGGCGCTCCTTATTGATTCGGTTGGTATCATGTCGGCTCTCCAGACGTTTATGCTGGTCGTGGACCACGACAAAGAAGAAGCCAAGCGTATTGCTGAGGGAATTGCGCATG ATGTTGAGACTAAAAAGGTGACTCTGATCGATACTGTACAATCTCTGGGGGAATATATCAACGACGAAGACCCGGTTTTACGTGGAAAAGCGATTTCCTACCTTACGGCCATCATCCAAGCTCTCTCGCCGAAATGCCTCTCGAGACAACAGATTCAAGTTTTGACTACATTCTTCTGTGATAGAATTGAGGATGGAGGCGCCATTGATGGCTTGCAGGCACTCCAGGGCCTGGACAGGTTCAACAAGTTTTTGGCTACCCAAGTAGCACAAGC ACTTTTCTCCAACTTCCAAGACCTCCAGTCTCGGTCTCAAACACAAAGATTCCATGTCTATCAATTGCTCAATGATTTGATGTCGAACCACCGCGGAGCCATGCGTGATATGGGAGATATCTCGCTTCTGGGTGTTGTTGATATCATGACAGGAGAGAAAGACCCGAGGAACTTGATGATTGTTTTCTCGATCCTGAAAGTGGTCATGGTGGAATGGGACATCTCGAATCATGTTGAG ACCCTATTCGACTCGGTATATAACTACTTCCCGATCACATTCCGACCCCCGCCCAATGATCCCTATGGAATCACTGCGCAGGATCTGAAGGGCCGTCTTCAAGAATGTATCTCTTCGACAAGGCATTTTGCACCCCATGCTATCCCTGCCCTATTGGACAAGCTTGACTCTACTTCTCCAAACGTAAAG AAAGATGCACTTAATACACTGATCGCATGTATCCAATCATACGACCCCAACACAGTGTCCAAGTTTTCCATTACCATATGGGAAGTCCTCAAGTTTGAGATAATCAATGCCCAAGAGGAGTTCTTTTCTGAAAGCTCACTCAAGGCTTTGCAGATAATCGCCAAAAGGCTGTCTGAAGGAGTTACTGAAGTGTCACAAGAACTGCCTCTTGCAAAGTTCCTTCAGCCAATCATAAAGGAATGCAATGAGCAACTCAAGGAGCCTCAAAACAAGAAGGCCAAGCCGGCCCAATCGATCCTCAGCTGTGTGTCTGCTGCTTCACCCGTTTCCTTTATCCTTGTTGTACAAACAGTTGTGCCTCCGATTTTCACACTTTATCAAGAAGCGGACGGAATCGTCAAACAAAGGGCACTTCTCGAaactctgaatttcttgtTCGAAGCTGCTACAACCGTATTTGGACAGTGGGCCACCCGAGGTGGGGAGGCTGCTGTCGAAAACCCACTGCTCGAATTTAAAGACCAATTTTCGGACCTTTATGGTCAGGCATTGATGGGTGCAGCCAAGGAAGAGGTCTCCTTCCGGGTTACTGCCTTGAAGGGCTTCTTGCTTCTCTCCAATTTGCGTCATTTCTTCCAGGAGAATGAGATTGGGCTTTTTGTGCAATACCTTGACGAAATCATTCTCAAGGAGGAGTCTGTGGGCCGGAATGATCTCAAGAAAGAAGCAATTGCTGCTCTTGCTGAAATTTCCAAGCACAAGCCCCGCCTGATTGTGGATATCACTTTCCCTGCGTTTGTGGCAACTCTGccagaggaagatgaaggtTCCGATGCCCTGTATCTGCCAACGCTTGAGACTCTTGCTCAGATCAGTGTCGAGAGGGACATTTTCGAAACACTTTTCCGTCGTCTGTTTAGCAAATTGTCCGTTCTGCTGCAAAAGGAGCAACCCGGGTCAGTTGCTTACCCACGTGCAATTCTCACTACTTTGCTTTATGTTATGCAACAGAGGAACATGGAACAAGACCAGAGTGTGGATTTGTACTTCGACAAAGTTGTGATTGGACTCTGCCGCGATGTCGCAGCATCAGCCTCTGGCAAGGCAAAGAACCGGATTCTCAACGATCCTACCGTGCTTGACACTTTGGGTCGACTTTGCAACCTCCTTGTGCGATCTGTTTCCATTCAGAAGCAGGAACAAGTTGCTGAAAATGTCTACAGCCTCTTCTCTACAGCTGAAGAGTTTGCTCCTATTCCGTTCACCCAGACTGTAAATGCGGATCAAGAACGTACGATCATTATCTCAACATACCTGCTTGCGGGAATATCCAAGGACTGCAGCAACAAAATCCCGCACACCAACCCAGACATGTCGGGTTTGCTGTTGGATCTGGTCCATCGTTCAGTCTCGAGCACCGAACCAGCAATACACCAAGCCTACCTGCGTCACCTAGCCTTGCTCGTCAACAAGTTCCTGTCAAAGCAGGATGTGTCGATCGCCGAGAAACTCTTGGATTCTCTCTTCCAAGGCCAGGACACTACATCAAAGAGCCTTAACCCTGCAACCATCCGCACTATTCTGTGGCTATCCAAAGCCTTGATCCTCCGCCTAGCCCCTACAATCACCCACATCATAACCTCCCTCCTCGCCCTTGTCTCCTCCCCAGACCAGCAAACCAGCGCGATAGCAGCACAAGGGTTCTCCATAATCCTTGGCGAAGATGACATTCTTTCCGCAACCAACGGCGCCACAATTCGCCTCCTTTGCAGACAGCGTCTCTTCACTACAGTCATCCCTTTGATCTCATCTCGCATCCGTGAAGTGAACATCGCCGGAACAGATGACTCTGCCGCCACCCCAAAGGCGCCTGATCACATCAAATCAGCCCACCTTACCGCCCTGGCGGGTATTCTCTCTACAATCCCCACAGCCCTAGTCATGCCAGAACTCCCAACCCTGCTCCCTCTTCTCCTGCAATCCCTCGACCTCCAAACTGCCGGCTCCGTCGCCGTCCGCACAGCAACACTTGATACCTTGGCCGTTATTATTCGCGATAACGGCGTCGCCGTCATCGACCAGTGCGGCCACATCCAGAGTCTTGTCACGAGACTCCTGAAAACAACCGCTATAAACATAGGCCCTGGCACTGTTAGCAGCCCCCGTCTCCGCGTGGATGCTTTGAAATGTCTCAATCTCCTCGCTACGCACCAGGTGCCCGGCGCTGCGGCTAACGCGCGTCCGCCGCCGGGTATCTCGCCTCTCTTGCCTGTCAAGACTCAGGTTCTGAGGTCCTTGCGGGTGGTTCTAGATGATCCCAAGCGTGATGTGCGCAAGGCGGCGGTTGATGCTAGAGCCGCTTGGCTGCGTGGTGTGGACGATGCACCGGAAGATGAATGA